The DNA window AAGACGTTTGGCTTACTGCGCAAAGTCTTCCTGTCTGCTTATTATATACTAAGGTAAATCCAAGTAaatgttttcacaattttattgTCCATCAGAGGGTCGAGGGATGCGGGCCTACAGTCTCCCACAATGGTACAAAACATGAGTATGAACATGAGTACATGAATATGTCAAAGGTTGACAGGAAAAATGTAATTCGGTGACAAGCAGGCAATGGCAAAACTCTACAGAGTCTGcaattatgataaatatattactcttatatatatacacaattaaGTTGACACATTTGCAGTAGGTTTCTTCCAGTTCGCCAAACATCAGAGTAGGATCCTTCCCGGGAATGAATCATCAGACATACAAATAATATTTGAGCACATTCTAAATAacaccatatatattttaaaacaatttttaacagtCTTCACCAGATTCTGCTATTCATACTTCATGGGTACCATCGGATATAGAGATTCCGAGCAGATGGCAAAATGCTTTTTTGTAGAATTCTCCTGTATTCCTCTAGCTGTTTCACATACATTGTGGCCTTCTCTTCCAAATATCTCCTTGCGGGTTCAGGGTACTTTGAGGCTGAAATGTTCCTAATAGTCTGATTAGAAGTCTGTGTCTCAGGATTAACATAACAGTAGGATGTACCTTTGGAAGAATCCTTTTCACCTCCATCACCATCTCTTCTGCGGCAATGTGACCAACAACTGCCACAACAAATGCTACCCATTTTCCTAACAGTTTTTCTCTTCTTTCCCTAATGTAAAGATGACTTCTAAAGTTAAACCGACATAAAAAAGGACTCTCCACCCAATTTGATGATCACAATCAGCTGTAACTTAGTTACTGGCAATTCCGCCATAAGTGCTCATAGGAAACTCTTTAATGTCTTTATATATAAGTTTGTCTggtatttttaaatcttatctAAGACTAACAAGAGTAATTCCTCTGGGTAGATTGTGCCGGGGGTATATAATGAATCTATCCTTAATGATCTCTCTTTAATTTCATCAATTGTTTCCATAGATTCAAATATGCTCACCAGTGAATCCTCAGATTCTGCACCTGCCATTTCTTAAAAGTTTTTCTTGTCCTTGCTGTCGTACTTCATTTTATCCTGGTCATGGCaccaaaaaatattaatacagaTGTAAGAAGTTCGGCTCACTGTGCAAAGTCTTCCCGTCTGCTTATTATTTACTAAGGTAAATCCAAGTAAAagttttcacaattttattgTCAAGCTGATAACGAGTTGTATAGTGGCATTAAATCAAGTCTCAAAAATAAATCTTCAAACAAATGACATGAGTATATACTTTCGACTATGACGGACAGTTTCGATTAGTCTTGATCACCTGTGCAGATCATGAGTATAGATTCGGTGACTAAATTTAAAAGCAGTATATCAGTTCCAAATATAGTATCAAAACTGTCAAACTGTCCATCACTGTGTGACAGTGTTGAGGGGTGCGGGCCTAGAGTCTACATTAGTATGAAGATGAGTATATATCAAAGGTTGACAggaaacatgtaatttatgacAAGCACGCAATGGCAAAGCTCTGTAGAGTCTGcaattactgtaaacgtactacatttggctgtgtatcctatttagcgtttttggcggaatgcgGCTTCTACTAGATCaatgccatgcatatatgtatataagaatagtcacattttgggatacgctaattcaaatccaccccaacttgttcaaaaactaatttccgccaaTTGTCGTACAtgccaaatataatacatttacagtatgATAAATGTAGTACTATCGTCCCATACCTGGATGTATGACATCATACTACTGCACAATTAAATACAAACTGTACTTTCCAAAGGACTTCCCAAAAGAGTGATTACTTGGTAATCAtaataattcataataattGCACAGTTTATATACATAATTGTTTACTTGTTCTGTTGTTCATATTAATAGTTCTTATCAAGTCATAGCTTAGTCATTTGTAAATATACACCTGTTTACAATGTGTATCATATATCTATTTTCAGTGCATAAAAGAAtagaaaattttgacaaaatcgGCATTTTCTctgctataaacaaaaaaaaaaatgcgagCCTTTCAAATCTGGAGAAAAATCTCCAAATCAGACTTCACTTTTTGTAAATCCAAAGTCATCACCAGATTTCTAAGCTCTCATCCTGTCCCCGAGGCCTGGAGACGCCCATTTGATCCACCCAGCCCAGAGTTTGATTGGCTGTACCTGTGTGATGATAAGAATCGAGCAGCCATAGAGGAAAACATCGTAAACCGCAAAGGAGTTGGAGATATAAACGAAGTTGTATGTAGGACTTGCTTTGACCTGATTCTATACCAATGtacactttaaaaatctttttacattAAGCCATGTTTAGATAATGGAAGAGATGACAGGAAGTGAAATACATGAATATGCATTTTGGTTTCAGATATCACTATGGAAGACATTTCAAAAAGAGAAGGATGTAAGTTTtgcattttgtatatattaagATTGTACCCATGCAGTGAATGCTTATAAACATAAGTtacttaaaacataaaataactGTTTAGGTTGCAAAAAAGGAGTCCCTTCTTCAACAACTGAATGAAGCAGCTTCTAAGATCCCAAATAGGACCTCCCCCGCTTCTGTGAGTAAATCTAACATTATAACCATATTCAGAAATTTAAGAGTATTTATGGTATCATAAACACAATTTGTGTCATAATataattgtatgaaaaaaattgaatcattgACTTGTGTATACAGTTGTTTAACAATGAAGTTAAAAATAGTTAACTTTTTTGTGAACTACAGGCAAtttaatacaagtttacatATAGtattaatagtacatgtattttactgaCACCTTAGCCCATAGGAAGTGAGGAACAGGCAGAATGCAAAGGCCTTTTTGGAACAAAAAAAGGTATAGGATTTAGAACACTTAAAAGATagaatgttttacatgtatctttgtcCAGCACTGAAAATTTATTCCATGCAttatttgacatcattttaagtGATATTGGTCACTTTTCctcctaatacatgtacatgtatttttttctcccTTTTTCTTTAGAATTTACATTTAAACCTCAGTCAGTGATGGAAATTGGAAAGAAATTAAATCTACTTAGAACAAGGTAATTTTGCACAAAGAAAATACAGAAGcacttcttttttaattaaatctttaatcaaTAGCTAGTCAGGGGCAGTATTATCGATAAACAAGAGGTAATATTTATCAGTAATTATTTTGGGTTTTTCTTTTCAGTGATGTTGGTCATACTACAGGGCCTCGAACTTACTACTTCCTGTCAGATTTTGCAAAACTAGAGCAGGCCCTGATTAGGTATACCCTGGATAATATTCTTCCACAGGGATTTACTCTAGTTTCTGTCCCAGATATTCTCAATGCCAGCGTTGTTGTAAGTCTACACAAATCAGAATATATATTCTAATATAAAGAcaaacaatatgtcaaaaacaGTGTGTACTAAAGATTTTTGGATATAAAAACCTTTTGTGTATTTGGACCAAAGGCAGCTTCTGTCATAACTCGATCTTGATAatctttgttgaaaaaaatgtagccattcaatttttataaaccAGGAAGCTTGTGGATTTAGGACAACCGGTGACAGGAACCAGGTATACAAGCTGGAATCTAATCGCCATGACAACCCTCTCTGTCTAGCAGGAACAGCTGAAATATCACTTGCTGGTATAAATTCTAACTTTCAGTCTATTTTATAGTGTATGATTTTGATATCCAATAAAATGACAATACCAGTACTTGCATTGATAATAAAGTTAATTGTTTCAGTCTTTGGATTTTTTGTATGTAGTCCATTTTTACTGATAAGGAATTTTATGGTGATCAAAAATTCATTGTATTGATCTTACAGGTCTCTTTATGAATGAGACTTTAACAACTCTTCCAAAGAAGTAAGTACTGGCATTAGATAAGATGCTCTACTGGTCTGGTATTATT is part of the Crassostrea angulata isolate pt1a10 chromosome 3, ASM2561291v2, whole genome shotgun sequence genome and encodes:
- the LOC128177775 gene encoding serine--tRNA ligase, mitochondrial-like, whose translation is MRAFQIWRKISKSDFTFCKSKVITRFLSSHPVPEAWRRPFDPPSPEFDWLYLCDDKNRAAIEENIVNRKGVGDINEVISLWKTFQKEKDVAKKESLLQQLNEAASKIPNRTSPASPIGSEEQAECKGLFGTKKEFTFKPQSVMEIGKKLNLLRTSDVGHTTGPRTYYFLSDFAKLEQALIRYTLDNILPQGFTLVSVPDILNASVVEACGFRTTGDRNQVYKLESNRHDNPLCLAGTAEISLAGLFMNETLTTLPKKVCAVSRCYRAEVSRLEEEQGIYRVHQFTKVEMFGVTQNQGGDDLLLEFLEIEKQLFQNLGLHFRVLEMPTQEIGAPAYRKFDIETWMPAKELWGEISSASNCTDYQSRRLNIKYREENKEDGVHAETVNGTACAVPRLIMAIVENNQQEDGSVVIPEVLRPYMSGQTHLQRSPLRGKLTFSKGKYAR